In a genomic window of Gossypium arboreum isolate Shixiya-1 chromosome 7, ASM2569848v2, whole genome shotgun sequence:
- the LOC108480132 gene encoding homeobox-leucine zipper protein MERISTEM L1-like, which yields MNVKPFPGPSCIRLYADDDDDRDFVDEGFAEKKGKDKGKGITECKYKGTSSAELKTFGGQQMLSADQTILRRDLSVAFKTYKRQLSNYQRLQLANNYCKAAYLEVMSLAKESGTWVRAKPRLGNLDDLVNEFRTPPLPGRKMEVSVATAVIPDVLASEMAEMMTLSSNLWSKLLFPLVKYVEGSNVVGSLQYLSYADVSIKAAVQMYAELQLPTTLVPTRYFEFLRYGKEIMDGIYIIVDVSSRYSDPFAKRNSERRPSGVIIREHGPEDCEIIWIENVEVDETRENLYSTIIGSNLAYGAHRWVTTLLWNLKRDKSSFSDLKIDVHPGAGSFLLALTQAMKRFFMECVSQHPDETALTVITSGEDPIRILHNKKLNEYISFVGVNSFRVQAKPLSVFQFLMKKDLQLEQFRVFGDSETNEVGEEPELLFTFGTDDKSNIISLHKRVTKEVQGIVYGLQEASMDEYCSFILSKTLTEDTVNAHIVCGNKSIYEDSKSRMANITPSGFAIMPDGPGGLHCDASLVTFLVQLYYDPLGNPVDVEFVRKDFLSDLNSIIRELNEKVVGEKTNGIEIIHLTQGKASCI from the exons ATGAACGTTAAACCG TTTCCTGGACCTTCGTGTATTCGCTTATAtgcagatgatgatgatgatagagACTTTGTAGATGAAGGTTTTGCAGAGAAGAAAGGCAAAGACAAAGGTAAAGGCATTACTGAATGCAAATACAAGGGAACTTCTTCAGCTGAGTTGAAAACGTTTGGGGGACAACAAATGCTTTCTGCAGATCAAACAATTCTCCGTCGAGACCTTTCGGTTGCGTTCAAAACATATAAACGACAACTCAGTAATTACCAAAGATTGCAATTGGCAAACAATTATTGTAAGGCAGCTTACCTGGAGGTCATGAGTTTGGCAAAGGAATCGGGAACTTGGGTACGAGCGAAGCCCAGATTAGGTAATCTGGATGATCTCGTAAACGAGTTCCGAACCCCTCCTTTGCCTGGACGGAAGATGGAAGTCTCTGTCGCAACCGCAGTCATTCCGGATGTCTTGGCATCCGAGATGGCCGAAATGATGACGCTTTCG AGCAATCTGTGGTCTAAGTTACTGTTTCCCCTTGTCAAATATGTTGAGGGGTCTAATGTAGTGGGTAGTCTTCAGTATTTAAGCTATGCGGATGTATCCATCAAGGCTGCAGTACAG ATGTATGCAGAGCTTCAACTGCCAACAACATTGGTACCAACAAGATATTTCGAGTTTTTGCGATATGGGAAAGAGATAATGGATGGAATTTACATAATTGTTGATGTCTCGAGCCGTTATTCCGATCCTTTTGCAAAGCGTAATAGTGAAAGAAGACCATCAGGGGTCATAATCAGGGAACATGGACCTGAAGATTGTGAG ATTATATGGATTGAGAATGTGGAAGTGGATGAAACCAGAGAAAACTTGTACTCCACAATAATCGGTTCAAACTTGGCATATGGTGCACACCGTTGGGTAACCACACTGTTATGGAATCTAAAGCGTGACAAGAGCTCATTTTCCGATCTCAAAATCGATGTGCATCCCGGGG CTGGTTCTTTTCTTTTGGCTTTAACCCAAGCCATGAAGCGTTTCTTCATGGAATGTGTTTCTCAGCATCCTGATGAAACTGCACTTACTGTAATAACTAGTGGTGAAGATCCAATAAGGATTCTGCATAACAAAAAACTTAATGAATATATATCTTTTGTCGGCGTAAACAGTTTCCGGGTTCAAGCTAAACCCCTCTcagtttttcaatttttaatgaaAAAGGATCTCCAGTTGGAG CAGTTTCGTGTGTTTGGAGATAGTGAGACAAATGAGGTCGGTGAGGAGCCTGAGCTATTGTTCACATTTGGCACTGATGATAAAAGCAATATCATCTCTCTGCACAAAAGGGTTACAAAAGAGGTCCAA GGAATTGTATACGGCTTACAAGAAGCTTCAATGGATGAATATTGCTCCTTTATCCTATCCAAAACATTGACGGAAGATACGGTGAATGCTCACATTGTTTGTGGGAATAAAAGCATTTATGAGGACAGTAAATCTAGAATGGCTAACATAACTCCTTCTGGGTTTGCTATAATGCCTGATGGTCCTGGGGGCCTCCATTGCGATGCTTCTCTTGTAACCTTTCTCGTGCAGCTATATTATGATCCTTTAGGAAATCCTGTTGATGTTGAGTTTGTTAGAAAAGATTTTCTAAGTGATTTGAACAGTATCATCAGAGAGTTGAATGAAAAGG TTGTGGGGGAAAAAACGAATGGAATTGAGATCATACATTTGACACAAGGCAAGGCTAGCTGCATCTGA